The following is a genomic window from Equus asinus isolate D_3611 breed Donkey chromosome 3, EquAss-T2T_v2, whole genome shotgun sequence.
tattttttcttttgttttccttgcctggggagacatgatatttaaaaagatactaagactgatatcaaagagtgtactgcctatgttttcttctaggagttctatggtttcaggtcttacattcaagttttcaatgtattttgagctaatttttgtgtattgtgtaagatagtggtctattttcattcttttgcatgtggctgtgcagttttcccaacaccatttctattcctttgatctgtgtgtctgtttttctgccagtaccatgttattttgattactgtagctttgtaatatagtttgaaatcaggaagtacactgcctccagctttgttctttttgtcaggattgctttagctattcatggctttttgttgttccatataaattttatgattctttgttctctctctgtgaaaagtgtcattgggactttgacaGGGATTTCATTAAATCTGCAGATTACTTTAGGTAGTGTGgatattttgactatgtttattcttccaatccatgagcatggaatatctttgcatttctttgtgtcttcttcgatttctttcatcaatttcatcaatgttttatagttttcagtgtacaggtctttcacctccttggttaaatttattcctaggtattttattctttttgttgcgattgtaagaattgtattcttaatttctctttctgctattttgttgttagagtatagacatgcaactgatttttgtatgttgattttgtaccctgcaactttactgtattcgcttattatttctaatagttcttgagtggattctttggagttttctatatatataaaattgtgtcATCTTCACATAGtggtagttttacttcttcctttccaattcaatcccaattttatgtttacttttataaatGCTCAGGTTGTGACATTCTGTTACATACTGTTCTACAgcttactttatttcatttaattacttGGAAATAATTCTATCTGAAAATATATGTTGTTTCTAACCTTTTACTATTGCAAAAAGTTGTACATACATCATTTAACATAAACATGAGTATATTTGTTAGATAAGTTCTTAAACTGAAGGGTCAAAGAAAGTTTCTGTGAAATTCTGTAGGTATTGCTGAATTGTCCCCGATCATATTTGCACTCATTTTGACTCCCAAGAACCAGGCAAGGGAGTGTCTCTTCCTCACATACTTGCCAACATAGCGTATTTTCAAACTTCTTGATCTTTCCCAATTTGAGAAAAATCTGTTCTGTTCttgttgtagttttaatttgcatttctttttatgaatggTACGGGAcatctttttcaatatttcagaaccatttgcatttaattttctgtGAACCATTCATACACTTGGCTCATTTTTCTATTCAGTGGTTGGTCTTTTCCTTGTCAATTTGTGTGAGTCCTATATATCAAGAAAGGCTTTATGTGACTTTTAAGTTTGCTTAGGGGTTTATTTTTGCATGCATAAATTTTTGTgaactttctcatcttttatGGCTTCTGGATTTTTTGTCACAAAGAACTTACCCAGTaattagatttgttttttttttaagttttctcagaccttttacaattttttttaaggttttatttttcatattcaaatGTTAAATCCATCCAGAAGGCATTTTGGTATAAGATGCAAGGGATAGATCCAACTTTATCATTTCTTCAGAAGAACATCCAGTTGTTCCAATATCGTATTTATTCAAGAGGCTGTCATTGCCTCACACcatatttctgtgtgtgtttgggcCTATTTCTGGACATCCCTTTCTAGTCCATTGGTCTTCTTAACACCCTATTGTCTATTGACGTGCAACGACAGGCTGTTTTAAGTGTCATCGCTTTTGTTGgtttttagtctcttttaatttGGCTGCTGCCCTGTCCAGCCTCCTTTACAAAGCTTTGTTAGATTCCTGCTGACTAtccaatttgcttatttttccccATGAACTTTAGAGTCAGCTTCTTTAattcctcaaaacatcccactgGTATTTTTATTGAGAGCACCTTAAATGACCAGATTAATCAGACAACTATCTGGGAACACATTATGCCCTTCTACTTGCTTTGCTTTTGTGTTTATGTATGCCCCAgtattgttttaaagttttattcaaataggttttccaagtttctttttaaatttattcctagtgttctaaaaatatattttctattacagTATTTTATTCCACTAAAGCTTCtgactgtcttcttttttttttttaatgtatgaaggctgttgatttttttcttcagctACTTTACTAAATTCTCATCAACTGTCCCAGTCTGTCATTTGAATCTCTTGGTTGGCCAGTATACAGTCTTATTGTCTGCAGAGGATAACTTCAGTGTTGCTGTCCAATGTCATATCttatttcttcctctgcttcatttGTCTTGCTTATGTGAGCAATGGCTATTTTAATAGAGCTTTTTTATAGCCTGAAAGGAAActcatcttgatttttttctacttacatccttaaaataattgtaatgagaaaaactgtgggaaaataaagcacgACTATAGCATGAATGGGGCAGCATTCACTTCATAGAATGGATTATTTACATTGTTAGTGCCcatttcttcctgctttccctgtcaTTTGAACTTGGAAATCTCCATCTGGATTGGTCTCAAAAATGtaagaataaatgagtgaagaaaTGATCATAAGATGAGCAAATTTACATCAATTTAGTGGAACTGATCGGATGCTCGCTCTATACTaagcacaaaaatgaaaagagtaGAGTATTCTTAAGGAGTTCACAGTCCAGtaagacaataaataaaacacagtggAGTGCAATAGATCATATGCAAGATATGGAAGCAGCATAGAAATGGGAGTGATTAATTCTCTTGGAAAATCAAAGAAGGAATCCTAGGGGAAGTGACATCTGAGAGTTTTAAAGGGATGCATACTAGTCACTGGGCAAATAAGGGGCCTGAGAAGGCATCTGGGCAGACAAAGGACAGCAGCATGGAGGTCCGACACAGGTTACCGTGTTTGGGTGTCTAACAGCCGTTATTATAGTTGGAATATAAACTGAGAgaggaagtagaaggaaagaaaaatagaaacctGCATATGAAAAATCATTTATATAAGGCAAGAATTCTCAATAGAAGTGGGCAGCCCGACCTGGGAGAGATAAACATAGAATCATctagaaaaggaattttttttttaaagattttatttttttcctttttctccccaaagccccctggtacatagttgtatattcttcgttgtgggtccttctagttgtggcatgtgggacgctgcctcagcgtggtttgatgagcagtgccatgtccgcgcccaggattcgaaccaacgaaacactgggccgcctgcagcggagagcgcgaacttaaccactccgccacggggccagcccctagaaaaggaattttttaaactaCACTTTTCAGCCCTCTGACACTCCTAGGATGTTAATGCTAAAGGGAGCGTGCCTTGTCTTTCAGGTGTGTTTGGGtgaaagagtttgagaactaCTAACCAGGCAACATGGAGCCAGTAAAGTGTCTCAAGGAGGAATGACACCAGATTTGCATTTTACCACATTCCCTCTGATAACGATTTGAAGGAGCCttgagggcctggggaggggacaggctgGGCTAGGGAGAAGCCCTTTAAAAGCTACTGTAATGGATAATGATGCAAGATCACATATATCTGGCTACCAAGTGGCAGAGAAGATAATTCAAGGCATATATAAGAAATGGAATTGGTAGAACCTAGCAAGTGATTGGATACGTAAGGTGCTAGAGGAGAAGGACAGGAGGTAGTCTTCCTGTGCTGTTCTTAGCATTTTGACAAAGAATCGTTTGGGAAGGAAGTTGATACTCTTTACCAGTATGGTATGAACTGCCACATTAGCTGATCATTTTCATCATCTTTGTTCTCCGTGACCATAAATATTTGAGAGTTGCTGGGAAGACAAGAATAATCATTTTCTGAGTAGCTACTGGTTGTCACTCTGAAACGTGAAAATGAATATCACAGTTTGCTATGTCTGGGAATTCCAATATTATTAATGCCACGATTATTCTCTAAAATGTATGATTAGTGTTAGATGTAAATTAATgcactttaatttttgtttccatGTTCTTTAGAATTCATTCAGAGGGCAGCCTTGTGGATGGCCCCGAAGCAAGCCTGATGGAACAGGACAGAACCAACCATGTTGAGGGCAACAGACTGAGTCCATTCCTGACACCATCTCCGTCTCCCATTGGCCAGACGGAACCTCTGGCTATAAAGCTACAGAATGGGAGCCCATTAACTGAGAGACTGTATCCAGAAGTGAATGGAGATACCAAGTGGCAGTCTTTCGAAAGTTATTATGGAATACCCCATATGAAAGGAAGCCAGAAAAGTCGCGTGAGTCCAGACTTTATACAAGAAGGCAGAGGGTATTCCAAGTGTTTGCAAAATGGAGGAATAAAACGCACAGTTAgtgagccttctctctctgggCTCCATCAGAATAAGAAATTGAAACAAGACCAACAGGCTAACGGAGAAAGAAATAACTTCGGGGAAAGCCAAGAAAGAAATCCAGGCCAAGGCAGCAGTCAACCAAATGTCTCCGATTTGAGTGACAAGAGAGAATCTGTGAGCTCTGTAGCCCAAGAAAATGCAGTTAAAGATATCACCGGTTTTTCAACACACAACTGCAGTGGGTCTGAAAATCCAGAGCTTCAGATAACGAATGAGCAGGAGGAGAAACGTGCTAACTCCCATGACAAGAACATTGTATTACTTCTTAGTAACAACGCAGTGCTAATGCCTAATGGTGCTacagtttctgcctcttccatggAAAACACACGTGGTGAACTCCTGGAAAAAACACTGTCTCAATATTATCCAGATTGTGTTTCCATTGCGGTGCAGAAAACCACATCTCACATACATGCCATTAACAGTCAGGCTACTAATGAGTCGTCCTGTGAGATCACTCACCCATCGCATACCTCAGGGCAGATCAATTTCCCACAGACCTCGAACTCTGAGTTGCCTCCAGAGCCAGCTGCAGCTGCACCTGAGGCCCGTGATGCTGATAATGCCAGTAAACCAGCTGCGGTGCTAATAGGTACCTGTCCCTTTCAGAAACCAGAACAACAAAAACCGGTTTTTGAGCTATGCCCAGCTCCTGCAGAAAACGATAACATCCAAGGAACCACAAAGCTAGTATCTGGTGAAGAATTCTGTTCAGGTTCTAGCAGCAATTTGCAGGCTCCTGGTGGCAGCTCTGAACGGTATTTACAGCAAAATGAAATGAATGGTGCTTACTTCAAGCAAAGCTCAGTGTTCACCAAGGATTCCTTTTCTGCCGCTAccacaccaccaccatcacaactgcttcttcctccccctcctcctcttccacaaGTTCCTCAGCTTCCTTCAGAAGGAAAAAGCACTCTGAATGATGGAGTTTTGGAAGAACACCATCGCTACCCCAACCAAAGTAACACAACTCTTTTAAGAGAAGTGAAAATAGAGGGTCAAACCAAGGCACCACCATCCCAGAGTCCAAATCCACCTACACATGTTCGCAGCCTCTCTCTGATGCTTCCAGAAAGGCCTCAGAATAATTGTGTTGACAAGAATGACATATGGACTCCAGGGACAATGACTGTTCCATTGTGTGCtgagaaaacaagacaaatatCAGAACATCTCAAACATAACCCGCCAATTCTTGGTAGCAGTGGAGATCCACAGAACCACTGCCAGCAGTTGATGGGACACAAAGAGCAAGAGATTCTGAAGGGTCGAGACAAGGAACAAACACGAGATCTTGTGCTCTCAATACAGCCCTATCTGAAGCCAGGATGGATTGAACTGAAGGCCCCTTACTTTCACAAAGCAGAATCCCATCCAAAATGTAATGAGGCATCACTGCGGTCAATTCTTCAGTATCAGTCCAACCCCTCCCATCAAATAACCTCCAAACAATACACTGGAAATCCCAGCCTGCCTGGGGGGCTCTCAGGGCAAGCGTACATCCAGAAAATAATGCAGCCGGAGCAGAGGCCACAGAGGTACCAAGCTGACATGAATCAAGGGCAGTCTCAAGGTGCAGTGGACCAGCATCTCCTGTTCCAAAAACCCTCACTCCAGGTGCGCTTCTCCAAGACAGACCCTTCACCTGAAGCTCACGTGCAGTCATTGTGCACCCCTAGATTTCACTTTCAACAAAGACCAGCTCCCCAAACTGAGAAACTCATGCCCCTGACGTTAAAACAGCACTTAAATTCACAGGCTTCAGAGACTGAGCCGTTCTCAAACTCACACCTTTTGCACCAGAAGCCTCATAAACAGGCAGCACAAACGCAACCATCCCAGAATTCGCTTCTCTCCCAAAACCAGCAGCAGCAGAAATTacaaatgaagaacaaagaacaagggtCCCAGACTTTTCCTCATCCCCAAGGCAACAACGATCAGCAAAGAGAAGGATCATTCTTTAGCCAGGTTAAAGTGGAAGAATGTTTTCGTGGTGAAAATCAGTATTCAAAATCAAGTGAGTTCCAGACTCATAATACCCAAATGGGATTGGAGAAAGTGCAGAATATGAATAGTAGAAATTCCCCCTATGGTCAGATCTTGAAATCAAATGCAAGCAAAGTGCACATTTCTTGTTCAAACAGTATACACCTAGTTCCAGGGAAAAAAGAACAGTCTATAAATTCTGAACTCTTTGCAGGAAACAAGACCCAAAACTTGCATCACatgcaatattttccaaataatgtgACCCCAAAGCAAGATATTCCTCACAGGTGCTTTCAAGAACAAGAGCGGAAGCCTCAACAAGCTCCAGTTCTACAGGGATACAAAAGCAGAAGCCAGGACGTGTCTGGTCACCAAGCTGCACAACTTGCTCAGCAAAGGTACCTGATGCAAAACCAAGCAAATGCTTTTCCTGTGCCTGACCAGGGAGGAAGTCATAGTCAGACCCCTCCCCAGAAGGACATTCAGAAGCACGCTGCTCTAAGGTGGCACCTCTTACAGAAGCAAGAGCAGCAGCAAACGCAGCACCCCCAAACTGAATCTTGCCAGAATCAGATGCACAGGCCAATTAAAGTTGAACCCGGATCCAAGCCCCATGCCTGTATGCGCCCCACGTCATCACAGCCAGAAAACAAAACGTGGAAAAAGATAACGAAGCAAGAGATCCCACCTCCAAGCTGCGACAACGTGCAGCCAAGGAGCATCCTTGAGACCATGGAGCAAAACCTGAAGCAGTTTCAGGTCAAATCATTATTTGACCATAAGGCACTTACTCTCAAATCACAGAAGCAAGTAAAAGTTGAAATGTCAGGGCCAGTCACAGTTTTAACTAGACAAACCACTGCGGCGGAACTTGATAGCCACACCCCAGCTGTAGAGCAGCAGGCAGCTCCTTCAGAAAAGACGCCAACCAAGAGAACAGCTGGTTCTGTTCTCAATAATTTCTTAGAGTCACCTTCCAAATTACTAGATACGCCTATAAAAAATTTATTGGATACACCTGTCAAGACTCAGTATG
Proteins encoded in this region:
- the TET2 gene encoding methylcytosine dioxygenase TET2 isoform X1 gives rise to the protein MEQDRTNHVEGNRLSPFLTPSPSPIGQTEPLAIKLQNGSPLTERLYPEVNGDTKWQSFESYYGIPHMKGSQKSRVSPDFIQEGRGYSKCLQNGGIKRTVSEPSLSGLHQNKKLKQDQQANGERNNFGESQERNPGQGSSQPNVSDLSDKRESVSSVAQENAVKDITGFSTHNCSGSENPELQITNEQEEKRANSHDKNIVLLLSNNAVLMPNGATVSASSMENTRGELLEKTLSQYYPDCVSIAVQKTTSHIHAINSQATNESSCEITHPSHTSGQINFPQTSNSELPPEPAAAAPEARDADNASKPAAVLIGTCPFQKPEQQKPVFELCPAPAENDNIQGTTKLVSGEEFCSGSSSNLQAPGGSSERYLQQNEMNGAYFKQSSVFTKDSFSAATTPPPSQLLLPPPPPLPQVPQLPSEGKSTLNDGVLEEHHRYPNQSNTTLLREVKIEGQTKAPPSQSPNPPTHVRSLSLMLPERPQNNCVDKNDIWTPGTMTVPLCAEKTRQISEHLKHNPPILGSSGDPQNHCQQLMGHKEQEILKGRDKEQTRDLVLSIQPYLKPGWIELKAPYFHKAESHPKCNEASLRSILQYQSNPSHQITSKQYTGNPSLPGGLSGQAYIQKIMQPEQRPQRYQADMNQGQSQGAVDQHLLFQKPSLQVRFSKTDPSPEAHVQSLCTPRFHFQQRPAPQTEKLMPLTLKQHLNSQASETEPFSNSHLLHQKPHKQAAQTQPSQNSLLSQNQQQQKLQMKNKEQGSQTFPHPQGNNDQQREGSFFSQVKVEECFRGENQYSKSSEFQTHNTQMGLEKVQNMNSRNSPYGQILKSNASKVHISCSNSIHLVPGKKEQSINSELFAGNKTQNLHHMQYFPNNVTPKQDIPHRCFQEQERKPQQAPVLQGYKSRSQDVSGHQAAQLAQQRYLMQNQANAFPVPDQGGSHSQTPPQKDIQKHAALRWHLLQKQEQQQTQHPQTESCQNQMHRPIKVEPGSKPHACMRPTSSQPENKTWKKITKQEIPPPSCDNVQPRSILETMEQNLKQFQVKSLFDHKALTLKSQKQVKVEMSGPVTVLTRQTTAAELDSHTPAVEQQAAPSEKTPTKRTAGSVLNNFLESPSKLLDTPIKNLLDTPVKTQYDFPSCRCVEQIIEKDEGPFYTHLGAGPNVAAIREIMEERFGQKGKAIRIERVVYTGKEGKSSQGCPIAKWVVRRSCSEEKLLCLVRERAGHTCEAAVIVILILVWEGIPLSLADRLYSELTETLRKYGALTNRRCAHNEERTCACQGLDPDTCGASFSFGCSWSMYYNGCKFARSKIPRKFKLLGDDPKEEEKLESHLQNLSTLMAPTYKKLAPDAYNNQIEYEHRAPECRLGLKEGRPFSGVTACLDFCAHAHRDLHNMQNGSTLVCTLTREDNREIGGKPEDEQLHVLPLYKVSDVDEFGSVEAQEEKKRNGAIQVLSSFRRKVRMLPEPVKTCRQRKLEAKKAAAEKLSSLESSANKNEKEKPALPRTKQTENGSQTKQLAELLRLSGPVVQQPQQPQQPPPHSQPQQLQKQPPQPQPPQPQRPQQPLQPLHHPLTTDPQSEPVNSYSSGSSNLYIRRSHPVSPYPSSSHTSDLYGGTNPLNLYSTSSQAAASYLNSSSPMNPYPGLLNQNNQHPSYQCNGNVSMDTCSLYLGSYSSQSQPMDLYRYPNQDPLSKLNLPPIHTLYQPRLGSSQSFTSKYLGNGNQSVQGGAYSNCTIRANTHHAGTFPPYSTPEMDGHCMGAAARLPPNLSNPSIDYTNDEHNPSSHIIHNYSAAPSLFNSSLHALHLQNQENHMLAHTALGLSKMLPALNHDRTASVQEGLHKLPDDSSQEKQPSAAEDNDEVWSDSEQSFLDPDIGGVAVAPTHGSILIECAKRELHATTPLKNPNRNHPTRISLVFYQHKSMNEPKHGLALWEAKMAEKAREKEEECEKYGPDYVPQKTHGKKVKREPAEPHESSEPTYLRFIKSLTERTMSVTTDSTVTTSPYAFTRVTGPYNRYI